A portion of the Malania oleifera isolate guangnan ecotype guangnan chromosome 3, ASM2987363v1, whole genome shotgun sequence genome contains these proteins:
- the LOC131152192 gene encoding protein NPGR2-like isoform X3 — protein sequence MKRKNWIYKRGIGIQGRFRKMMKCICSGEQLRVEEIIPSSESLATRDYSASGYSSRAGDTETKADTSNIEEAESSLRESGFLNYEEARALLGRLEFQKGNIEAALHVFEGIDIAAVTPKMKVSIARRCEPNRRRSQKAAQSCKVILDTVESASPEGLPVDFAVDCKLQETLSKAVELLPELWKLAGSPQETILSYRRALLHRWILDMETTSKIEKEFATFLLYCGCEASPPNLRSQMEGSFVPRNNTEEAILLLLILLRKFVLRKIGWDPSIMEHLSFALSVSGELRALACQVEELLPGIMERKERYRTLALCYHGEGENMIALNLLRKVVYNSGDPNSVLDLLLASKICGENVICGENVGCAEEGIGYARKVLSKLHGGCNYLFSVANGLLGILLSAQSRSIASDSERSVRQSQALQALETAERTMRETNPNIIYHISLENAEQRKLDIALYYAKQLLKLEAGSSVVGYILLARILSAQKLFIDAEVIIDAALDETGKWDQGELLRTKAKLQIAQGHYKNAIETYTHLLAVLQLQNKNFRAGKKLQKNREKRDRSLEMETWHDLANIYTSLSQWRDAEVCLSKSKAISPHSASRWHTTGLLYEAKGLHKEALKYFEQALDVEPTHVPSLISTATALRQLGDQSLPVVRSFLTEALRLDRTNPSAWYNLGLLYNAEAGASALEAAECFEAAALLQESAPVEPFR from the exons ATGAAACGTAAGAATTGGATTTATAAGAGAGGAATCGGGATTCAAGGGAGATTCCGGAAGATGATGAAGTGCATTTGTTCTGGAGAGCAGTTAAGAGTAGAGGAAATTATTCCTTCTTCGGAATCACTGGCGACCCGAGACTATTCAGCTAGTGGATATTCTTCTCGAGCTGGTGACACCGAGACAAAGGCAGATACTAGCAACATCGAAGAGGCTGAATCATCTCTTCGTGAGAGTGGTTTTCTGAACTACGAG GAAGCAAGAGCTTTACTAGGACGACTTGAGTTTCAGAAAGGAAATATAGAAGCTGCTCTTCATGTGTTTGAAGGAATTGACATAGCTGCAGTAACTCCCAAGATGAAAGTCTCCATTGCCAGGAGATGTGAACCCAACAGACGCCGTTCACAAA AAGCGGCTCAATCATGCAAAGTTATTCTGGACACTGTTGAATCTGCATCACCAGAAGGCCTACCTGTAGACTTTGCTGTTGACTGTAAGTTGCAAGAGACTCTAAGCAAGGCAGTTGAGTTGCTTCCAGAGTTGTGGAAACTTGCTGGGTCCCCTCAAGAAACAATCTTATCATATCGGCGTGCCCTCCTCCATCGTTGGATTCTTGACATGGAAACCACATCGAAGATAGAAAAAGAGTTTGCGACTTTTCTTTTGTACTGTGGTTGTGAAGCAAGCCCTCCAAATCTTCGTTCTCAGATGGAAGGTTCTTTTGTACCAAGAAATAATACAGAAGAGGCCATTCTTTTGTTATTAATTCTATTAAGAAAGTTTGTTCTCAGAAAGATTGGATGGGACCCATCCATTATGGAGCACCTTTCTTTCGCACTGTCTGTTTCTGGGGAACTAAGGGCCCTTGCCTGTCAGGTTGAAGAGTTGCTTCCTGGGATtatggaaagaaaagaaagatatcgTACTCTGGCTCTGTGTTACCATGGGGAAGGCGAGAACATGATTGCTTTGAATCTATTGAGGAAAGTGGTGTATAACAGTGGGGATCCAAACTCTGTATTGGATTTGTTACTGGCTTCAAAGATTTGTGGGGAGAATGTGATTTGTGGGGAGAATGTGGGTTGTGCTGAAGAAGGAATAGGATATGCTCGCAAAGTGCTTTCCAAATTACATGGAGGATGCAACTATTTGTTTAGTGTTGCTAATGGCTTGCTTGGTATTTTACTCTCAGCACAATCCAGATCCATTGCTTCTGACTCTGAGAGGAGTGTAAGACAGTCTCAAGCACTTCAGGCTCTAGAAACTGCTGAGAGAACCATGAGAGAAACAAATCCTAATATTATATACCACATTAGTCTTGAAAACGCAGAGCAGAGGAAGTTAGACATCGCTCTTTATTATGCAAAGCAGCTGTTAAAACTTGAGGCTGGGTCTAGTGTTGTAGGTTATATACTTTTGGCTCGAATATTGTCAGCTCAGAAGCTGTTCATTGATGCTGAGGTTATAATTGATGCTGCTTTGGATGAAACTGGGAAGTGGGATCAAGGGGAACTTCTACGAACTAAAGCTAAACTCCAGATTGCACAAGGCCACTATAAAAATGCCATAGAGACATATACGCACCTTCTTGCTGTTCTTCAACTTCAAAATAAGAATTTTCGGGCTGGGAAAAAGCttcaaaag AATAGGGAAAAGCGTGATAGGAGTTTAGAAATGGAGACATGGCATGATCTAGCTAATATATATACAAGCTTGTCGCAGTGGCGGGATGCTGAAGTGTGTCTTTCAAAATCCAAGGCTATCAGTCCTCATTCTGCATCTAGGTGGCACACCACCG GTTTACTCTATGAAGCGAAGGGTCTCCACAAAGAAGCTCTGAAATATTTTGAGCAAGCATTGGATGTTGAGCCCACCCATGTGCCAAGCTTGATCTCCACAGCCACTGCTCTCAGACAACTTGGTGACCAATCATTGCCTGTTGTGAGAAGTTTTCTGACCGAAGCTCTTCGACTGGACAGAACAAATCCTTCTGCATGGTACAATCTTGGGCTTCTCTACAATGCCGAAGCCGGTGCATCAGCACTAGAGGCAGCTGAATGTTTTGAGGCTGCAGCTCTTCTTCAAGAATCTGCACCTGTAGAACCCTTCAGATGA
- the LOC131152192 gene encoding protein NPGR2-like isoform X1, which produces MKRKNWIYKRGIGIQGRFRKMMKCICSGEQLRVEEIIPSSESLATRDYSASGYSSRAGDTETKADTSNIEEAESSLRESGFLNYEEARALLGRLEFQKGNIEAALHVFEGIDIAAVTPKMKVSIARRCEPNRRRSQSDAAPPMSMHAVSLLCEAIFLKAKSFQGLGRFREAAQSCKVILDTVESASPEGLPVDFAVDCKLQETLSKAVELLPELWKLAGSPQETILSYRRALLHRWILDMETTSKIEKEFATFLLYCGCEASPPNLRSQMEGSFVPRNNTEEAILLLLILLRKFVLRKIGWDPSIMEHLSFALSVSGELRALACQVEELLPGIMERKERYRTLALCYHGEGENMIALNLLRKVVYNSGDPNSVLDLLLASKICGENVICGENVGCAEEGIGYARKVLSKLHGGCNYLFSVANGLLGILLSAQSRSIASDSERSVRQSQALQALETAERTMRETNPNIIYHISLENAEQRKLDIALYYAKQLLKLEAGSSVVGYILLARILSAQKLFIDAEVIIDAALDETGKWDQGELLRTKAKLQIAQGHYKNAIETYTHLLAVLQLQNKNFRAGKKLQKNREKRDRSLEMETWHDLANIYTSLSQWRDAEVCLSKSKAISPHSASRWHTTGLLYEAKGLHKEALKYFEQALDVEPTHVPSLISTATALRQLGDQSLPVVRSFLTEALRLDRTNPSAWYNLGLLYNAEAGASALEAAECFEAAALLQESAPVEPFR; this is translated from the exons ATGAAACGTAAGAATTGGATTTATAAGAGAGGAATCGGGATTCAAGGGAGATTCCGGAAGATGATGAAGTGCATTTGTTCTGGAGAGCAGTTAAGAGTAGAGGAAATTATTCCTTCTTCGGAATCACTGGCGACCCGAGACTATTCAGCTAGTGGATATTCTTCTCGAGCTGGTGACACCGAGACAAAGGCAGATACTAGCAACATCGAAGAGGCTGAATCATCTCTTCGTGAGAGTGGTTTTCTGAACTACGAG GAAGCAAGAGCTTTACTAGGACGACTTGAGTTTCAGAAAGGAAATATAGAAGCTGCTCTTCATGTGTTTGAAGGAATTGACATAGCTGCAGTAACTCCCAAGATGAAAGTCTCCATTGCCAGGAGATGTGAACCCAACAGACGCCGTTCACAAAGTGATGCTGCCCCTCCCATGTCTATGCATGCTGTTAGTTTGCTGTGCGAAGCAATTTTTCTCAAAGCAAAATCATTTCAGGGTCTTGGGAGGTTTAGAG AAGCGGCTCAATCATGCAAAGTTATTCTGGACACTGTTGAATCTGCATCACCAGAAGGCCTACCTGTAGACTTTGCTGTTGACTGTAAGTTGCAAGAGACTCTAAGCAAGGCAGTTGAGTTGCTTCCAGAGTTGTGGAAACTTGCTGGGTCCCCTCAAGAAACAATCTTATCATATCGGCGTGCCCTCCTCCATCGTTGGATTCTTGACATGGAAACCACATCGAAGATAGAAAAAGAGTTTGCGACTTTTCTTTTGTACTGTGGTTGTGAAGCAAGCCCTCCAAATCTTCGTTCTCAGATGGAAGGTTCTTTTGTACCAAGAAATAATACAGAAGAGGCCATTCTTTTGTTATTAATTCTATTAAGAAAGTTTGTTCTCAGAAAGATTGGATGGGACCCATCCATTATGGAGCACCTTTCTTTCGCACTGTCTGTTTCTGGGGAACTAAGGGCCCTTGCCTGTCAGGTTGAAGAGTTGCTTCCTGGGATtatggaaagaaaagaaagatatcgTACTCTGGCTCTGTGTTACCATGGGGAAGGCGAGAACATGATTGCTTTGAATCTATTGAGGAAAGTGGTGTATAACAGTGGGGATCCAAACTCTGTATTGGATTTGTTACTGGCTTCAAAGATTTGTGGGGAGAATGTGATTTGTGGGGAGAATGTGGGTTGTGCTGAAGAAGGAATAGGATATGCTCGCAAAGTGCTTTCCAAATTACATGGAGGATGCAACTATTTGTTTAGTGTTGCTAATGGCTTGCTTGGTATTTTACTCTCAGCACAATCCAGATCCATTGCTTCTGACTCTGAGAGGAGTGTAAGACAGTCTCAAGCACTTCAGGCTCTAGAAACTGCTGAGAGAACCATGAGAGAAACAAATCCTAATATTATATACCACATTAGTCTTGAAAACGCAGAGCAGAGGAAGTTAGACATCGCTCTTTATTATGCAAAGCAGCTGTTAAAACTTGAGGCTGGGTCTAGTGTTGTAGGTTATATACTTTTGGCTCGAATATTGTCAGCTCAGAAGCTGTTCATTGATGCTGAGGTTATAATTGATGCTGCTTTGGATGAAACTGGGAAGTGGGATCAAGGGGAACTTCTACGAACTAAAGCTAAACTCCAGATTGCACAAGGCCACTATAAAAATGCCATAGAGACATATACGCACCTTCTTGCTGTTCTTCAACTTCAAAATAAGAATTTTCGGGCTGGGAAAAAGCttcaaaag AATAGGGAAAAGCGTGATAGGAGTTTAGAAATGGAGACATGGCATGATCTAGCTAATATATATACAAGCTTGTCGCAGTGGCGGGATGCTGAAGTGTGTCTTTCAAAATCCAAGGCTATCAGTCCTCATTCTGCATCTAGGTGGCACACCACCG GTTTACTCTATGAAGCGAAGGGTCTCCACAAAGAAGCTCTGAAATATTTTGAGCAAGCATTGGATGTTGAGCCCACCCATGTGCCAAGCTTGATCTCCACAGCCACTGCTCTCAGACAACTTGGTGACCAATCATTGCCTGTTGTGAGAAGTTTTCTGACCGAAGCTCTTCGACTGGACAGAACAAATCCTTCTGCATGGTACAATCTTGGGCTTCTCTACAATGCCGAAGCCGGTGCATCAGCACTAGAGGCAGCTGAATGTTTTGAGGCTGCAGCTCTTCTTCAAGAATCTGCACCTGTAGAACCCTTCAGATGA
- the LOC131152192 gene encoding protein NPGR2-like isoform X2 has product MKRKNWIYKRGIGIQGRFRKMMKCICSGEQLRVEEIIPSSESLATRDYSASGYSSRAGDTETKADTSNIEEAESSLRESGFLNYEEARALLGRLEFQKGNIEAALHVFEGIDIAAVTPKMKVSIARRCEPNRRRSQSDAAPPMSMHAVSLLCEAIFLKAKSFQGLGRFREAAQSCKVILDTVESASPEGLPVDFAVDCKLQETLSKAVELLPELWKLAGSPQETILSYRRALLHRWILDMETTSKIEKEFATFLLYCGCEASPPNLRSQMEGSFVPRNNTEEAILLLLILLRKFVLRKIGWDPSIMEHLSFALSVSGELRALACQVEELLPGIMERKERYRTLALCYHGEGENMIALNLLRKVVYNSGDPNSVLDLLLASKICGENVICGENVGCAEEGIGYARKVLSKLHGGCNYLFSVANGLLGILLSAQSRSIASDSERSVRQSQALQALETAERTMRETNPNIIYHISLENAEQRKLDIALYYAKQLLKLEAGSSVVGYILLARILSAQKLFIDAEVIIDAALDETGKWDQGELLRTKAKLQIAQGHYKNAIETYTHLLAVLQLQNKNFRAGKKLQKNREKRDRSLEMETWHDLANIYTSLSQWRDAEVCLSKSKAISPHSASRWHTTAKGLHKEALKYFEQALDVEPTHVPSLISTATALRQLGDQSLPVVRSFLTEALRLDRTNPSAWYNLGLLYNAEAGASALEAAECFEAAALLQESAPVEPFR; this is encoded by the exons ATGAAACGTAAGAATTGGATTTATAAGAGAGGAATCGGGATTCAAGGGAGATTCCGGAAGATGATGAAGTGCATTTGTTCTGGAGAGCAGTTAAGAGTAGAGGAAATTATTCCTTCTTCGGAATCACTGGCGACCCGAGACTATTCAGCTAGTGGATATTCTTCTCGAGCTGGTGACACCGAGACAAAGGCAGATACTAGCAACATCGAAGAGGCTGAATCATCTCTTCGTGAGAGTGGTTTTCTGAACTACGAG GAAGCAAGAGCTTTACTAGGACGACTTGAGTTTCAGAAAGGAAATATAGAAGCTGCTCTTCATGTGTTTGAAGGAATTGACATAGCTGCAGTAACTCCCAAGATGAAAGTCTCCATTGCCAGGAGATGTGAACCCAACAGACGCCGTTCACAAAGTGATGCTGCCCCTCCCATGTCTATGCATGCTGTTAGTTTGCTGTGCGAAGCAATTTTTCTCAAAGCAAAATCATTTCAGGGTCTTGGGAGGTTTAGAG AAGCGGCTCAATCATGCAAAGTTATTCTGGACACTGTTGAATCTGCATCACCAGAAGGCCTACCTGTAGACTTTGCTGTTGACTGTAAGTTGCAAGAGACTCTAAGCAAGGCAGTTGAGTTGCTTCCAGAGTTGTGGAAACTTGCTGGGTCCCCTCAAGAAACAATCTTATCATATCGGCGTGCCCTCCTCCATCGTTGGATTCTTGACATGGAAACCACATCGAAGATAGAAAAAGAGTTTGCGACTTTTCTTTTGTACTGTGGTTGTGAAGCAAGCCCTCCAAATCTTCGTTCTCAGATGGAAGGTTCTTTTGTACCAAGAAATAATACAGAAGAGGCCATTCTTTTGTTATTAATTCTATTAAGAAAGTTTGTTCTCAGAAAGATTGGATGGGACCCATCCATTATGGAGCACCTTTCTTTCGCACTGTCTGTTTCTGGGGAACTAAGGGCCCTTGCCTGTCAGGTTGAAGAGTTGCTTCCTGGGATtatggaaagaaaagaaagatatcgTACTCTGGCTCTGTGTTACCATGGGGAAGGCGAGAACATGATTGCTTTGAATCTATTGAGGAAAGTGGTGTATAACAGTGGGGATCCAAACTCTGTATTGGATTTGTTACTGGCTTCAAAGATTTGTGGGGAGAATGTGATTTGTGGGGAGAATGTGGGTTGTGCTGAAGAAGGAATAGGATATGCTCGCAAAGTGCTTTCCAAATTACATGGAGGATGCAACTATTTGTTTAGTGTTGCTAATGGCTTGCTTGGTATTTTACTCTCAGCACAATCCAGATCCATTGCTTCTGACTCTGAGAGGAGTGTAAGACAGTCTCAAGCACTTCAGGCTCTAGAAACTGCTGAGAGAACCATGAGAGAAACAAATCCTAATATTATATACCACATTAGTCTTGAAAACGCAGAGCAGAGGAAGTTAGACATCGCTCTTTATTATGCAAAGCAGCTGTTAAAACTTGAGGCTGGGTCTAGTGTTGTAGGTTATATACTTTTGGCTCGAATATTGTCAGCTCAGAAGCTGTTCATTGATGCTGAGGTTATAATTGATGCTGCTTTGGATGAAACTGGGAAGTGGGATCAAGGGGAACTTCTACGAACTAAAGCTAAACTCCAGATTGCACAAGGCCACTATAAAAATGCCATAGAGACATATACGCACCTTCTTGCTGTTCTTCAACTTCAAAATAAGAATTTTCGGGCTGGGAAAAAGCttcaaaag AATAGGGAAAAGCGTGATAGGAGTTTAGAAATGGAGACATGGCATGATCTAGCTAATATATATACAAGCTTGTCGCAGTGGCGGGATGCTGAAGTGTGTCTTTCAAAATCCAAGGCTATCAGTCCTCATTCTGCATCTAGGTGGCACACCACCG CGAAGGGTCTCCACAAAGAAGCTCTGAAATATTTTGAGCAAGCATTGGATGTTGAGCCCACCCATGTGCCAAGCTTGATCTCCACAGCCACTGCTCTCAGACAACTTGGTGACCAATCATTGCCTGTTGTGAGAAGTTTTCTGACCGAAGCTCTTCGACTGGACAGAACAAATCCTTCTGCATGGTACAATCTTGGGCTTCTCTACAATGCCGAAGCCGGTGCATCAGCACTAGAGGCAGCTGAATGTTTTGAGGCTGCAGCTCTTCTTCAAGAATCTGCACCTGTAGAACCCTTCAGATGA